One Thunnus thynnus chromosome 18, fThuThy2.1, whole genome shotgun sequence genomic region harbors:
- the ndufaf4 gene encoding NADH dehydrogenase [ubiquinone] 1 alpha subcomplex assembly factor 4 isoform X1 gives MGARVARMFRNVNIENRVHREISKEKPRAAPRHAGSTEAAGTADSVHQKNDPLLALLKTVYVESTDPAAAAAEASKEVTVGKEAERRPLRYSMPGDLYGVVELTDVPKGKLTIAEALKALSSYQRQPQTWTPEKIAQEYCLDLKDTKALLQFFMPFQVQIIPPKTDSAKQIKAS, from the exons ATGGGGGCTCGGGTCGCGCGTATGTTCAGAAATGTCAACATAGAGAACAGAGTACACCGAGAAATCTCAAAGGAGAAGCCGCGAGCAGCGCCCCGACACGCCGGCAGCACTGAGG CGGCGGGAACGGCGGATTCGGTCCACCAGAAGAACGACCCGCTGCTCGCACTCCTCAAGACCGTGTATGTGGAGTCCACAGAcccggcagcagcagcagcagag GCATCCAAGGAGGTGACAGTGGGGAAAGAAGCGGAGCGCAGGCCTCTGAGATACAGCATGCCAGGTGACCTGTACGGCGTGGTGGAGCTCACAGACGTTCCTAAAGGCAAACTGACAATCGCAGAGGCTCTGAAGGCCCTCAGCAGCTACCAGCGTCAGCCTCAGACATGGACGCCGGAAAAGATCGCTCAAGAATATTGTCTGGATCTGAAAGACACAAAGGCTCTTCTACAGTTCTTCATGCCCTTCCAGGTTCAGATCATTCCGCCCAAGACTGACAGTGCCAAACAGATAAAGGCTTCTTAG
- the ndufaf4 gene encoding NADH dehydrogenase [ubiquinone] 1 alpha subcomplex assembly factor 4 isoform X2: protein MGARVARMFRNVNIENRVHREISKEKPRAAPRHAGSTEAAGTADSVHQKNDPLLALLKTVYVESTDPAAAAEASKEVTVGKEAERRPLRYSMPGDLYGVVELTDVPKGKLTIAEALKALSSYQRQPQTWTPEKIAQEYCLDLKDTKALLQFFMPFQVQIIPPKTDSAKQIKAS, encoded by the exons ATGGGGGCTCGGGTCGCGCGTATGTTCAGAAATGTCAACATAGAGAACAGAGTACACCGAGAAATCTCAAAGGAGAAGCCGCGAGCAGCGCCCCGACACGCCGGCAGCACTGAGG CGGCGGGAACGGCGGATTCGGTCCACCAGAAGAACGACCCGCTGCTCGCACTCCTCAAGACCGTGTATGTGGAGTCCACAGAcccggcagcagcagcag AGGCATCCAAGGAGGTGACAGTGGGGAAAGAAGCGGAGCGCAGGCCTCTGAGATACAGCATGCCAGGTGACCTGTACGGCGTGGTGGAGCTCACAGACGTTCCTAAAGGCAAACTGACAATCGCAGAGGCTCTGAAGGCCCTCAGCAGCTACCAGCGTCAGCCTCAGACATGGACGCCGGAAAAGATCGCTCAAGAATATTGTCTGGATCTGAAAGACACAAAGGCTCTTCTACAGTTCTTCATGCCCTTCCAGGTTCAGATCATTCCGCCCAAGACTGACAGTGCCAAACAGATAAAGGCTTCTTAG
- the gpr63 gene encoding probable G-protein coupled receptor 63: protein MVHSATVPLPEAGDVDTSLCCLVTGLLNLSVRLPMENISMANVSLGSRLPLEPITPTADSSESLQGVSLPLQVFFGFVMVAILLVALLGNVVVCLMVYQRSAMRSAINILLASLAFADMMLAILNMPFALVTVMTTDWIFGDIFCRVSAMLFWFFVMEGVAILLIISIDRFLIIVQKQDKLSPQRAKVLIMVTWGLSFIFSFPLAVGSPPLQIPPRAPQCVFGYSIDPGYHAYVLIIMLVFFFIPFMVMLYTFMGILNTIRHNAIRIHSHPDSICLSQASKLGLLSLQRPFQMNIDMSFKTRAFTTILILFSVFTVCWAPFTAYSLVTTFSDGFYHKDSFFQISTWVLWLCYLKSALNPLIYYWRIKKFRDACLDLMPKYFKFLPQLPGNTKRRIQPSAVYVCGEHRSVV from the coding sequence ATGGTTCACTCCGCTACTGTTCCCCTTCCAGAGGCAGGGGACGTCGACACCAGTCTCTGCTGCCTTGTTACGGGGCTGCTGAACCTTTCCGTGAGGCTGCCGATGGAGAACATCTCCATGGCAAACGTTTCCCTGGGCTCCCGGTTGCCCCTGGAGCCCATCACACCAACAGCGGACTCCTCGGAGAGCCTGCAAGGTGTCAGCCTACCTCTGCAGGTCTTCTTTGGCTTTGTCATGGTCGCCATCCTGCTGGTTGCCCTTTTGGGAAACGTGGTGGTGTGCCTGATGGTTTACCAGAGATCCGCCATGCGCTCGGCCATCAACATCCTCTTGGCGAGCCTGGCGTTTGCAGACATGATGCTGGCCATCCTGAACATGCCATTTGCTCTGGTTACCGTCATGACCACCGACTGGATTTTTGGAGACATTTTCTGTCGAGTTTCGGCCATGCTCTTTTGGTTCTTTGTGATGGAGGGAGTGGCTATACTGCTTATAATAAGCATAGATCGCTTTCTTATTATTGTTCAGAAACAAGATAAGCTGAGCCCTCAGAGAGCTAAAGTGCTAATAATGGTCACATGGGgactctctttcattttctcttttcctctggcTGTTGGTTCCCCTCCCCTACAGATCCCTCCCAGGGCCCCTCAGTGTGTTTTTGGCTACAGCATTGATCCTGGTTACCACGCGTATGTATTGATAATAATGCTAGTCTTCTTCTTCATACCTTTCATGGTCATGCTGTACACATTCATGGGGATCCTGAACACCATCCGCCACAATGCGATCCGCATCCACAGCCACCCGGACAGCATCTGTCTGAGCCAGGCCAGCAAACTGGGCCTGCTGAGCCTCCAGAGGCCCTTCCAAATGAACATAGACATGAGCTTCAAGACCCGTGCCTTCACCAccatcctcatcctcttctctgtgtttacagtgtgctGGGCACCCTTCACTGCCTACAGTTTGGTAACTACCTTCAGTGATGGCTTCTACCACAAAGACAGCTTTTTTCAAATCAGTACATGGGTCCTGTGGTTGTGCTACCTCAAGTCAGCCCTCAACCCTCTCATTTATTACTGGCGGATCAAGAAGTTCCGCGATGCCTGCCTCGATCTGATGCCCAAGTACTTCAAGTTTCTTCCTCAGCTGCCAGGCAACACCAAGAGGCGCATACAGCCAAGCGCTGTGTACGTGTGCGGAGAGCATCGCTCTGTGGTTTAA